Proteins co-encoded in one Ponticoccus alexandrii genomic window:
- a CDS encoding TRAP transporter permease, producing the protein MSQTTIDEERNIAEGVDDEVVEGNRRVFEGWRFTAIAVAAGLYAAFHMAALTGLSISSLTGINLPFLPTFPMETWNFRIVHVAGALILGFLLYAPNAFPNDSTGETRTIGLLAMALAIPAILSLIVAFWFAFQINAGAQWNGMDATIKFRETWLFGAPLWLATFGGIALSWWHRRVRSGFAIPDMVLSVCAVSVAVYLVAIYGTLMRNSTGTPFAPIGISMAAVAGSALILEVTRRVAGLALVAISAVFLIYVFTGHYLPGFLNSPQIEWGRFFSQLYTDAGILGPTTAVSSTYIILFIIFAAFLQASKVGDYFVNFAFSLAGKARGGPAKVAIFASGLMGMINGTSAGNVVATGSLTIPLMNKVGYKKKTAGAIEAAASTGGQIVPPIMGAGAFIMAEITGIPYTDIAIAAIIPAVLYFVSVYFMVDFEAAKLGMKGMRADQIPSTRKLMKKIFLFIPIVILIVALFLGYSVIRAGVYATIAAVAVSWLTVNRMGPKKIAKAFEMGGIMSIQIITVCACAGIIVGVISLTGVGARFSSVLLDLASTSQLLALFFAMCISILLGMGMPTTAAYAVAASVVAPGLVQLGIGPLTAHFFVFYFAVLSAITPPVALASYAAAGISGSNPMETSVASFKIGIAAFIVPFMFFYNGAILMDGTWFEIIRAGITSIIGVYLLSGGVQGWFVLGRASTVTRVLLGLAALSLIEGGWLSDLIGIAFVAAAYAMHRFRDADTNASAPLSGGDEVSTS; encoded by the coding sequence ATGTCCCAGACGACAATTGATGAAGAACGCAATATCGCCGAGGGCGTTGACGACGAGGTTGTCGAGGGCAATCGGCGCGTCTTTGAAGGGTGGCGCTTTACGGCCATCGCCGTGGCCGCGGGCCTTTACGCGGCGTTTCACATGGCCGCGCTCACCGGGCTGTCCATCTCGTCGCTGACGGGCATCAATCTGCCCTTCCTGCCGACCTTTCCGATGGAAACCTGGAACTTTCGCATCGTCCACGTGGCCGGTGCACTGATCCTCGGGTTCCTGCTCTATGCACCCAACGCCTTCCCCAATGACAGCACCGGCGAGACCCGCACCATCGGCCTTCTGGCCATGGCGCTGGCGATCCCCGCGATCCTGTCGCTGATCGTGGCCTTCTGGTTTGCGTTCCAGATCAACGCCGGCGCCCAGTGGAACGGCATGGACGCGACCATCAAGTTTCGGGAGACGTGGCTCTTTGGCGCCCCGCTCTGGCTTGCCACCTTCGGCGGCATCGCCCTGAGCTGGTGGCATCGGCGTGTCCGCTCGGGCTTCGCGATCCCCGACATGGTTCTGTCTGTCTGCGCGGTTTCGGTCGCCGTCTACCTGGTGGCCATCTACGGCACGCTGATGCGCAACTCGACGGGCACGCCCTTTGCGCCCATCGGCATCTCTATGGCTGCGGTTGCTGGGTCTGCGCTGATCCTCGAGGTGACGCGCCGCGTTGCCGGCCTGGCGCTGGTAGCGATCTCGGCAGTTTTCCTGATCTACGTCTTCACCGGGCACTACCTGCCGGGTTTCCTGAACTCGCCGCAGATTGAATGGGGCCGTTTCTTCAGCCAGCTCTATACCGATGCCGGTATTCTCGGGCCGACAACGGCGGTGTCCTCGACCTACATCATCCTCTTCATCATCTTCGCCGCCTTCCTGCAGGCCTCGAAGGTTGGCGACTATTTCGTCAACTTCGCCTTCTCGCTGGCGGGCAAGGCACGGGGCGGACCGGCCAAGGTGGCGATCTTCGCCTCCGGCCTGATGGGCATGATCAACGGCACCTCGGCGGGCAATGTCGTGGCCACCGGCTCGCTCACCATCCCGCTGATGAACAAGGTCGGCTACAAGAAGAAGACCGCAGGCGCCATTGAGGCCGCGGCCTCGACCGGCGGGCAGATCGTGCCGCCGATCATGGGCGCAGGCGCCTTCATCATGGCCGAGATCACCGGCATTCCCTACACCGATATCGCCATCGCCGCGATCATCCCGGCGGTGCTCTACTTCGTGTCGGTCTACTTCATGGTCGATTTCGAGGCTGCCAAGCTTGGCATGAAGGGCATGCGCGCAGACCAGATCCCCTCGACGCGCAAGCTGATGAAGAAGATCTTCCTCTTCATCCCGATCGTGATCCTGATCGTCGCCCTGTTCCTCGGCTACTCGGTGATCCGCGCCGGGGTTTACGCCACGATCGCCGCCGTCGCGGTGAGCTGGCTGACGGTCAACCGCATGGGCCCGAAGAAGATCGCCAAGGCTTTCGAGATGGGCGGCATCATGTCGATCCAGATCATCACGGTCTGTGCCTGTGCCGGTATCATCGTGGGTGTCATCAGCCTGACCGGCGTCGGCGCGCGCTTCTCCTCGGTGCTCCTTGACCTTGCTTCGACCTCGCAGCTGCTGGCGCTGTTCTTCGCGATGTGTATCTCGATCCTTCTGGGGATGGGGATGCCGACGACGGCGGCCTATGCGGTTGCGGCCTCGGTCGTGGCGCCGGGCCTCGTGCAGCTTGGCATCGGGCCGCTGACGGCGCATTTCTTCGTCTTCTACTTCGCGGTGCTGTCGGCAATCACCCCTCCGGTGGCGCTGGCCAGCTATGCCGCGGCGGGCATCTCCGGCTCCAACCCGATGGAAACCTCGGTCGCCTCCTTCAAGATCGGCATCGCGGCCTTCATCGTGCCCTTCATGTTCTTCTACAACGGCGCGATCCTGATGGATGGCACCTGGTTCGAGATCATCCGGGCCGGCATCACCTCGATCATCGGCGTCTACCTGCTTTCAGGCGGCGTTCAGGGGTGGTTCGTGCTGGGCCGTGCCAGCACCGTCACGCGGGTGCTCCTTGGTCTGGCGGCGCTGTCGCTCATCGAGGGCGGCTGGCTAAGCGACCTTATCGGCATTGCCTTCGTCGCTGCCGCTTACGCGATGCACCGGTTCCGGGACGCGGACACCAACGCGTCGGCTCCGCTGAGCGGTGGAGACGAGGTGAGCACAAGCTGA
- a CDS encoding TAXI family TRAP transporter solute-binding subunit — translation MNTHVSILASCTLAFGIAGTVHAQEVDRSDWPSSFTVGTASQGGTYFAYGSGWANLVSDELGISGGAEVTGGPMQNMALVHTGDLAFGMTTLGPARESMEGTNPIAPGLQMTNACAMFPMYQTPFSVTALTSSGITSISEIPGGAKIGFGPAGSTSDTYFPRMMDTLGVNYERRNGGWSDLGGQLQDGLLDVIAFAAGIPVPAVSQLEVQTNVNIIQFTDEEQQKLMEAFPVSAFDIPGETYSTLEAPATSVAMWNFAIANCDLPESFVKEVVAVVMSDNERMVNIHRASRSTLPENADKNTVLMWHPGAAAWFRENTDIEISDDMVFGG, via the coding sequence ATGAATACGCACGTTTCAATCCTTGCCAGCTGCACGCTTGCATTTGGCATCGCAGGCACGGTCCACGCGCAGGAAGTCGATCGCTCGGACTGGCCGTCCAGCTTCACCGTCGGAACTGCCAGCCAGGGCGGCACATATTTCGCCTACGGCTCCGGCTGGGCCAACCTTGTTTCCGACGAACTGGGCATCTCGGGCGGTGCAGAGGTGACCGGCGGACCCATGCAGAACATGGCCCTCGTGCACACCGGCGACCTCGCCTTTGGTATGACGACCCTCGGCCCCGCGCGCGAGAGCATGGAGGGCACCAACCCGATCGCACCCGGGCTGCAGATGACCAATGCCTGCGCGATGTTCCCGATGTACCAGACGCCGTTCTCTGTGACCGCGCTCACCTCTTCGGGCATCACCAGCATTTCGGAGATCCCCGGCGGCGCCAAGATCGGCTTTGGTCCGGCCGGTTCGACCTCGGACACCTACTTCCCGCGGATGATGGACACGCTCGGCGTCAACTACGAGCGTCGCAACGGCGGCTGGTCCGACCTGGGCGGCCAACTGCAAGACGGGCTTCTGGACGTGATCGCCTTCGCGGCGGGTATCCCGGTCCCGGCTGTGAGCCAGCTGGAAGTTCAGACCAACGTGAACATCATCCAGTTCACCGATGAGGAACAGCAGAAGCTGATGGAGGCGTTCCCGGTCTCGGCCTTCGACATTCCGGGCGAAACCTACAGCACGCTCGAGGCGCCCGCGACCTCGGTGGCGATGTGGAACTTCGCGATCGCGAACTGCGATCTGCCGGAAAGCTTCGTGAAAGAGGTGGTCGCTGTCGTGATGTCCGACAACGAGCGGATGGTGAATATCCACCGGGCGTCGCGCTCGACGCTGCCCGAGAACGCAGACAAGAACACCGTTCTGATGTGGCACCCCGGTGCCGCGGCTTGGTTCCGCGAGAACACCGACATCGAGATTTCCGACGACATGGTCTTCGGCGGCTGA
- the thiC gene encoding phosphomethylpyrimidine synthase ThiC — MKDLTPTVTMGPLPASRRVWYAGERHPDIRVPMREIDLHPTAGEPPVTVYDSSGPYTDPEAVIAIDRGLPRLRESWIAARGDSETYEGRDTTPADNGFAEGARLVPEFPVRHVPRRATQGRAVTQMAYARAGIVTPEMEFVAIRENLGRKAQAEKLARDGESFGATIPDFITPEFVRDEIAQGRAIIPANINHPEAEPMAIGRNFLVKINANIGNSAVTSSMAEEVEKMVWATRWGADTVMDLSTGRNIHNIRDWIIRNSPVPIGTVPLYQALEKVGGIAEDLTWEVYRDTLIEQAEQGVDYFTIHAGVRLHMIPMTVNRVTGIVSRGGSIMAKWCLHHHRESFLYEHFDEICDLARAYDVSFSLGDGLRPGSIADANDQAQFAELETLGELTQIAWARDCQVMIEGPGHVPMHKIKANMDKQLQVCGEAPFYTLGPLTTDIAPGYDHITSGIGAAMIGWFGTAMLCYVTPKEHLGLPDRDDVKVGVITYKIAAHAADLAKGHPAAQIRDDALSRARFEFRWEDQFNLSLDPETARSMHDETLPKEAHKVAHFCSMCGPKFCSMRISHDIRAEAQKDGMARMAEKFREGGRLYLPVEDKA; from the coding sequence ATGAAAGACCTGACCCCAACCGTCACCATGGGCCCTCTGCCCGCCTCGCGCCGCGTTTGGTACGCGGGCGAGCGTCACCCCGACATCCGCGTGCCCATGCGCGAGATCGACCTGCACCCAACGGCGGGCGAGCCGCCCGTTACCGTCTACGACAGTTCCGGCCCCTACACCGACCCGGAGGCCGTGATCGCCATCGACCGAGGCCTGCCGCGCCTGCGCGAAAGCTGGATCGCGGCGCGCGGAGATAGCGAGACTTACGAGGGCCGCGACACTACCCCCGCTGACAACGGCTTTGCCGAAGGCGCGCGGCTGGTGCCCGAATTCCCCGTGCGCCACGTCCCGCGCCGGGCCACGCAGGGCCGGGCCGTGACACAGATGGCCTATGCCCGCGCCGGGATCGTGACGCCGGAAATGGAATTCGTGGCAATCCGAGAGAACCTCGGCCGCAAGGCACAGGCCGAGAAACTGGCCCGCGACGGCGAAAGCTTCGGCGCGACGATCCCGGATTTCATCACGCCCGAGTTTGTCCGCGATGAAATCGCCCAGGGCCGCGCGATCATCCCCGCCAATATCAATCACCCCGAGGCTGAACCCATGGCCATCGGGCGCAACTTCCTTGTGAAGATCAACGCCAATATTGGTAACTCAGCGGTGACTTCTTCGATGGCCGAGGAAGTCGAAAAGATGGTCTGGGCGACGAGATGGGGCGCCGATACCGTCATGGACCTGTCGACGGGGCGCAACATCCACAACATTCGAGACTGGATCATCCGCAACAGCCCCGTGCCCATCGGCACGGTGCCGCTGTACCAGGCGCTGGAAAAGGTCGGCGGTATTGCCGAAGATCTGACATGGGAGGTCTACCGCGACACGCTGATCGAACAGGCCGAGCAGGGGGTGGATTACTTCACCATCCATGCAGGGGTGCGGCTGCACATGATCCCGATGACGGTGAACCGGGTGACGGGCATCGTGTCGCGCGGCGGCTCGATCATGGCCAAGTGGTGCCTGCACCATCACCGCGAAAGCTTTCTCTACGAGCATTTCGACGAGATCTGCGACCTCGCGCGCGCCTATGACGTGTCGTTCAGCCTTGGCGACGGGCTGCGCCCGGGCTCCATCGCCGACGCCAATGATCAGGCGCAGTTCGCCGAGCTGGAGACGCTGGGAGAGCTGACGCAGATCGCCTGGGCCAGGGACTGTCAGGTGATGATCGAGGGGCCGGGCCATGTGCCCATGCACAAGATCAAGGCCAATATGGACAAGCAGTTGCAGGTCTGCGGCGAGGCGCCGTTCTACACGCTCGGGCCGCTGACCACCGATATCGCGCCGGGCTATGACCATATCACCAGCGGTATCGGCGCGGCGATGATCGGCTGGTTCGGCACCGCGATGCTGTGTTACGTGACGCCGAAGGAGCACCTTGGGCTGCCCGACCGCGACGACGTGAAGGTGGGCGTCATCACCTACAAGATCGCGGCCCATGCGGCGGATCTGGCCAAGGGTCATCCGGCGGCGCAGATCCGTGACGATGCCCTGTCGCGCGCGCGGTTCGAGTTCCGCTGGGAGGACCAGTTTAACCTTTCACTCGACCCCGAAACCGCGCGGTCCATGCATGACGAGACCCTGCCGAAAGAGGCTCACAAGGTCGCGCATTTCTGTTCGATGTGCGGGCCGAAATTCTGCTCGATGCGGATCAGCCACGACATCCGCGCCGAGGCGCAGAAGGACGGCATGGCGCGCATGGCCGAGAAGTTCCGCGAGGGGGGCAGGCTGTATCTGCCGGTGGAGGACAAGGCATGA
- a CDS encoding NUDIX hydrolase yields the protein MPSPSTVPRPIPATIAAVIRDRQVLLVRRANPPDAGFWGFPGGKIDEGEPLFEAAIRELAEETGVAAEPLRVVTAVDAFDRDETGALRRHFILIAVLCRWTAGEPVAADDALDARWVDLDALQDTRLALSLDVAEVAEQAAALMSQMPSRPPKP from the coding sequence TTGCCCTCTCCATCGACAGTCCCGCGCCCGATTCCGGCGACCATCGCCGCCGTCATCCGCGACAGGCAGGTGCTTCTGGTGCGCCGCGCAAACCCGCCCGACGCGGGGTTCTGGGGCTTCCCGGGCGGAAAGATCGACGAGGGCGAACCCCTCTTCGAGGCCGCGATCCGGGAACTGGCCGAGGAAACGGGCGTCGCCGCCGAGCCGCTGCGCGTGGTCACCGCCGTCGATGCCTTCGACCGCGACGAGACAGGCGCCCTGCGCCGGCACTTCATCCTGATCGCCGTGCTGTGCCGCTGGACCGCCGGAGAGCCGGTTGCGGCGGACGACGCGCTGGACGCGCGCTGGGTCGATCTTGACGCGCTGCAAGACACCCGCCTCGCGCTCAGCCTCGACGTGGCCGAGGTCGCGGAACAGGCCGCCGCGCTGATGTCGCAGATGCCATCCCGACCGCCAAAGCCCTGA
- a CDS encoding ATP-binding cassette domain-containing protein yields MIEVRDMTLMTPGLRHRRVILSGASFRVAPGDRLGILAAPGSGKSTLARVLSGIDRPDGGSVRRQGRVSWPIGFAGFLHPELTVAENLATLARLVGLSARDVTGFCTEFTGIADLAGRRMKTLTPTQRATLAYACALCVPGPATWIADEVISVGEPHHRRLCDRILAERLDEGALVFLSRNARQLKIWCDRFMVLIAGRLVPCDDLDVAQQALELEAASRLAEGRGAA; encoded by the coding sequence GTGATCGAGGTCCGCGACATGACCCTGATGACGCCGGGCCTGCGGCACCGCCGGGTGATCCTGTCTGGCGCCTCGTTCCGGGTCGCGCCCGGCGACCGGCTGGGCATCCTCGCCGCGCCGGGCAGCGGCAAGAGCACGCTGGCGCGCGTCCTGTCCGGCATCGACCGGCCCGATGGCGGCAGCGTCCGGCGGCAGGGCCGCGTCAGCTGGCCGATCGGCTTCGCGGGCTTCCTGCACCCGGAACTGACCGTCGCCGAGAACCTCGCGACACTGGCCCGCCTCGTCGGCCTGTCCGCGCGCGACGTGACCGGCTTCTGCACCGAATTCACCGGCATCGCCGATCTGGCCGGGCGGCGCATGAAGACACTGACGCCGACGCAGCGCGCGACACTGGCCTATGCCTGCGCGCTCTGTGTGCCCGGCCCCGCGACATGGATCGCCGACGAGGTGATCTCGGTCGGAGAGCCGCACCACCGCAGGCTCTGCGACCGGATCCTTGCCGAGCGGCTGGACGAGGGTGCGCTGGTCTTCCTGTCGCGCAACGCGCGCCAGCTGAAGATCTGGTGCGACCGTTTCATGGTGCTGATCGCGGGACGGCTGGTGCCCTGCGACGATCTCGACGTGGCGCAGCAGGCGCTGGAACTCGAAGCCGCCAGCCGACTGGCAGAAGGACGAGGTGCGGCATGA
- a CDS encoding ABC transporter permease — protein MAEAFHIAPPGGPGRVLALLDRERRTRFAGGALGYLWAYINPVVWIALIVGLFVYLDRRPPIDAGLEIFVATGILPYVAFRQTVTALSRMLPAHRHMRTLPGVDTNTILWAGMLLEAINLAVSALLIFGGVTLIFGAALPASLPGVLWAFAVAWALGAGVGRFIAIAGQLSQTFARTVPLALRPFFWLSGVFYVAAELPAGVRDLMWYSPFLHITELLREGYFLGFDSPMADARYPLLIGAGFYLASLPLERFATNRRLLRGMS, from the coding sequence TTGGCCGAGGCCTTCCATATCGCGCCTCCGGGCGGTCCGGGCCGGGTCCTTGCCCTGCTCGACCGCGAACGGCGGACCCGCTTTGCCGGTGGCGCGCTTGGATACCTCTGGGCCTATATCAACCCGGTGGTCTGGATCGCGCTGATCGTCGGCTTGTTTGTCTACCTCGACCGCCGCCCGCCCATCGACGCGGGGCTGGAGATCTTCGTGGCCACCGGCATCCTGCCCTACGTGGCCTTTCGCCAGACGGTCACCGCGCTGTCGCGCATGCTGCCCGCCCATCGCCACATGCGCACCCTGCCCGGCGTCGACACCAACACGATCCTCTGGGCGGGGATGCTGCTGGAGGCGATCAACCTCGCGGTCTCGGCCCTGCTGATCTTCGGCGGCGTGACGCTGATCTTCGGCGCCGCCCTGCCCGCCTCGCTGCCCGGCGTGCTCTGGGCCTTTGCAGTGGCATGGGCACTGGGGGCGGGTGTGGGCCGCTTCATCGCCATCGCCGGCCAGCTTTCGCAGACCTTCGCGCGCACCGTGCCGCTGGCGCTGCGGCCCTTCTTCTGGCTGTCGGGGGTCTTCTACGTCGCCGCCGAACTGCCCGCCGGGGTGCGCGACCTGATGTGGTACAGCCCCTTCCTGCATATCACCGAACTGCTGCGCGAGGGCTATTTCCTCGGCTTCGACAGCCCCATGGCCGATGCCCGCTATCCGCTGCTGATCGGCGCCGGGTTCTACCTTGCCTCGCTGCCGCTGGAACGCTTCGCCACGAACCGCCGCCTGCTGCGGGGGATGTCGTGA
- a CDS encoding NAD-dependent epimerase/dehydratase family protein yields MTTVFVTGTAGFIGFHLARHLLDEGFDVVGYDGMTDYYDVSLKEERHRILSENPRFRCVIGMLEDMETLSKAVAEADPQVIVHLAAQAGVRYSLENPRAYVDSNLVGTFNLMECARERAVGHLLMASTSSVYGGNTEMPFDETQKTDLPLTLYAATKKANEAMAHSYAHLWKLPTTMFRFFTVYGPYGRPDLALFKFVRAALAGESIDVYNHGKMFRDFTYVGDLVHAIRLLVDTPPPLVDGRGAPIPKDSLSPVAPFRTLNIGNGASVALLDFITETEKALGMTIEKNMMEMQKGDVPATWADTDLLEALTGYRPNTPVAKGIGQFVEWYREYYRI; encoded by the coding sequence ATGACCACCGTTTTCGTAACCGGCACCGCCGGATTCATCGGCTTTCATCTGGCCCGGCACCTGCTGGACGAGGGCTTTGACGTGGTCGGCTACGACGGCATGACCGACTACTACGACGTCTCACTGAAAGAGGAACGCCACCGCATCCTGTCCGAGAACCCGCGCTTTCGCTGCGTGATCGGCATGCTGGAGGACATGGAGACCCTGTCGAAGGCCGTCGCCGAGGCCGACCCGCAGGTGATCGTCCACCTCGCCGCACAGGCGGGCGTGCGCTACAGCCTCGAAAACCCGCGCGCCTATGTGGACAGCAACCTCGTCGGCACCTTCAACCTGATGGAATGCGCGCGCGAACGGGCGGTCGGCCACCTGCTGATGGCCTCGACCTCTTCGGTCTACGGCGGCAATACCGAGATGCCCTTCGACGAGACCCAGAAGACCGACCTGCCGCTGACGCTTTACGCCGCCACCAAGAAGGCCAACGAGGCCATGGCGCACAGCTATGCCCACCTGTGGAAGCTGCCGACGACCATGTTCCGCTTCTTCACGGTCTACGGCCCCTACGGACGGCCCGACCTCGCGCTGTTCAAGTTCGTGCGCGCCGCGCTCGCCGGGGAAAGCATCGACGTCTACAACCACGGCAAGATGTTCCGCGACTTCACCTATGTGGGCGACCTCGTCCACGCCATCCGGCTTCTGGTCGATACGCCGCCGCCGCTGGTCGACGGACGCGGGGCGCCGATCCCCAAGGACAGCCTGTCGCCGGTGGCGCCCTTCCGTACGCTGAACATCGGCAACGGCGCCTCTGTCGCGCTCTTGGATTTCATCACCGAGACCGAGAAGGCCCTGGGCATGACCATCGAGAAGAACATGATGGAGATGCAGAAGGGCGATGTCCCCGCCACATGGGCCGACACCGACCTTCTGGAGGCGCTGACCGGCTATCGCCCGAACACCCCCGTCGCCAAGGGCATCGGGCAATTCGTCGAGTGGTATCGCGAATACTACAGGATCTGA